One window of the Acidimicrobiia bacterium genome contains the following:
- a CDS encoding enoyl-CoA hydratase-related protein, whose product MSSTSLVQLDRGENGVAIVTLTNPKVNALSSVLLAELEAVAKDLTDNAPGAVVITGGDRLFAAGADISEFGGPEDARRIGGAFRSALDAVAAIPRATIAAVSGFALGGGCELALACDFRIASTRAVFGQPEILLGIIPGGGGTQRLARLVGPAKAKNLIFTGRQVKAAEALAMGLADEVVEPDELMPRATELAAELAAGAVVAQALAKQAIDQGLSTDLATGLGIEQDLFEQVFRTEDSQIGVDSFLESGPGHANFVGR is encoded by the coding sequence ATGTCTTCTACGAGCTTGGTACAACTGGACCGTGGTGAAAACGGCGTAGCGATCGTAACGCTGACCAATCCGAAGGTAAATGCCCTGTCGTCGGTGCTGCTAGCCGAGCTGGAAGCGGTGGCCAAAGATCTTACCGACAACGCTCCGGGCGCTGTTGTAATCACCGGAGGAGACCGCCTATTTGCGGCTGGGGCCGACATCTCTGAATTTGGTGGTCCGGAAGATGCCCGACGGATTGGTGGTGCCTTTCGCTCAGCCCTCGACGCAGTGGCGGCCATCCCACGTGCCACGATTGCCGCCGTTTCGGGCTTCGCCCTAGGCGGCGGCTGCGAACTCGCTTTGGCGTGCGACTTTCGTATCGCATCCACCAGAGCGGTATTCGGCCAACCCGAGATCTTGCTTGGCATAATCCCAGGTGGTGGTGGTACTCAAAGGCTGGCCCGTCTGGTTGGTCCGGCCAAGGCCAAGAACCTAATTTTCACCGGGCGACAAGTTAAAGCCGCCGAAGCGTTGGCTATGGGCTTAGCCGATGAGGTAGTCGAGCCCGACGAACTAATGCCCAGAGCTACCGAGCTAGCCGCCGAGCTTGCCGCTGGAGCGGTGGTTGCTCAAGCCCTGGCAAAACAAGCCATCGACCAAGGTCTTAGCACTGATCTAGCTACTGGCCTTGGTATCGAGCAGGACCTCTTTGAGCAGGTGTTTCGCACCGAAGATTCCCAGATCGGAGTGGACTCATTCCTCGAAAGTGGTCCCGGACATGCCAACTTTGTGGGCCGTTAG